The window ACTTCTTTAACAATATCATCATCAAAAATCCCGTACAGGTAGCAACAATAATACCCAATATTACCGGACCGGACGGTAGAATGGAGAAATCCACTTTGATTAATTCATAAACCGCCGCTCCTAATGTTATCGGTAAAGCTAAAAGAAATGAGAAGTCAAACGCCTCCTCACTTGTTAATCCAAGTATCAACCCTAAACCAATTGTCATTCCCGAACGAGAGATTGCTGGCATAATCGCCGCTACCTGTATCAGCCCAATCAGAAGAGCAGTTTTAAGGTCTATCTTCCCCTTTTGTTTCCCGGGGAATCTGGTAAGAAAAACAAAGGTGCCATTGACAAGAAAAAAGGTTCCGACGAGATAAATGTTTTCAAAAACCCTTTCTACTTTATTCTCAAGTAATATGCCGGCGATAACTGCAGGAATCGATGCTAAAATAACAAAGAAAACCAGCTGGAGGTTTCTTGAACGGGCTGAAGGGTCAGGGGCAAAAATTCCCTTGCCGATTTTCTTTAATCGTCCTATTAAAAATAATAAAATCGCCAGTGCCGTTCCTAAATGTAAAGCGGCGGTGAGGTTTAATCTTGAGGATTCTGGAAGTTGCCAAATGTATTGCAAAACCGCCAGATGCCCATCACTGGAAATTGGAAGAATCTCGGTTATTCCCTGAACCATACCAAGAATTGCCCCTTCCAACCAACCCATTCTAAAATTTAGTTTGGAGGCTTAAGTGAATCTTGCCCCGTGAGGGACT is drawn from candidate division WOR-3 bacterium and contains these coding sequences:
- a CDS encoding undecaprenyl-diphosphate phosphatase, which codes for MGWLEGAILGMVQGITEILPISSDGHLAVLQYIWQLPESSRLNLTAALHLGTALAILLFLIGRLKKIGKGIFAPDPSARSRNLQLVFFVILASIPAVIAGILLENKVERVFENIYLVGTFFLVNGTFVFLTRFPGKQKGKIDLKTALLIGLIQVAAIMPAISRSGMTIGLGLILGLTSEEAFDFSFLLALPITLGAAVYELIKVDFSILPSGPVILGIIVATCTGFLMMILLKKLVLSRGFYWFGVYCWVAGLAVLIFLR